The genomic region TGGAAGCTACTTCAAAAAATAGGAGAGTTTTGACCGGATGTTGGGGTTGGGGACGACATGCTGTCACTACCGCTTGATGTACTTTTTGATGATCTATGTTTACATCTCCAACATGGTGGGTAAAAACTGTATCCGGTCTATAACGAGCGATCGCCTGTTCTACCTGTTTTACTATTGATAATAGGGGAACTGTATCCAGTTGGTTATCAGGAAAATCACTGAAACTGATGTCAGAAATTCCCAAACAGTGTGCTGCTTTTTTGGCAGCTAGGTGACGACATTCCAGCTCTGATATGTTGTGGGCATCGCGGGAAGAAATGCCATCAGCTAAAAATATAATGTTTACTGGCACCCCTTGAGCAGTGTAAGATGCGATCGCACCTCCACAGCCCAATACTTCATCATCTGGGTGAGCAGCTATAACAAGTATAGACTTAACCATTTTCTAATTTAGGCGCTTGAAGCCACTATAGCAAATCAGAACCTGTAATTATAGTATAAACAACTGTGAGGAATAAAAGTCTGTACATTATGTTGTAGCAAAGTTTAGACGAACTGGTATACCTGCCTTTTTCATGGCCTCTTTCGCACCTGCTGGAGTCTGTTCTGTGAAATGGAACATGCTTGCAGCAGCAACAGCAGAAGCACCTGATTGTTTTATTGCCTGAATCATATGATTATAGTTACCAGCACCACCAGAAGCAATAACGGGTATTTTTACTGATTGGCTTACAGTCTCAATTAAACTAAGGTCGTACCCCTGCATCATA from Cylindrospermopsis curvispora GIHE-G1 harbors:
- a CDS encoding PIG-L deacetylase family protein, translated to MVKSILVIAAHPDDEVLGCGGAIASYTAQGVPVNIIFLADGISSRDAHNISELECRHLAAKKAAHCLGISDISFSDFPDNQLDTVPLLSIVKQVEQAIARYRPDTVFTHHVGDVNIDHQKVHQAVVTACRPQPQHPVKTLLFFEVASSTEWQPPGSAPNFQPNWFIDISHTLTLKQQALAFYKEELRPFPHSRSQEAVTALARWRGATVGVKAAEAFILGRHLDESSH